The sequence CTTCAGATACCCCGCCCCCGCTTGTGCAGGGCCGACAGCACATTCTCCACCTTCACCGCGCCGGTCATCGCGGCCAGCGCGATCGCGGTGCGTGGCTCCCGCCAGTTCGCCCGCACCGCCTCCTTGCTGAACTGCCACGCCTGGCTACGGTTCCCGGACGCGGCCGACCAGCAGGCGAGCTGCCCGTACACCCGGGCGGCGCCGGGCCGGCAGCCACTGATCTCCGGGTGTCGCTGCATCATCCAGCGCAACGAGGAGATCTTGGTGGCGTACTCGTAGGCGTAGTGCGAGCTGCGCCCCCAGAGGACCTGCACCAGCGGCTCGTCCAGATGCACGATCGGCGCCCGGCGGGCCGCCCTGAGCAGAAGGTCCCAGTCCTCGTTCTGGCTGCCCGGCGCGTCCTCGGCGACCAGGCCGATGGCGTCCTCGGCGAGCGCCTCCCGCCGGATGAGGAACGACGACGAGTGCAGCATCGCCATCCGGGACCGGGCCAGATCCTCAACGGTCACCCGGCTGCGGCCGGCCAGCCGGGGCGTGGTGCGCCCCTCGAACTCCACCTCGATCGCGCACGTGGCGAACTCGGCCTCCGGCTCGGCCAGCAGCGCGGCCACCTGGCGGCGCAGCTTGTCCGGCAGCCAGCGGTCGTCGTCGTCGCAGAACGCCACCAGCTCGGTGTCCAGCGCCAGGATCCCGGTGTTGCGGGCGCCGGCCAGGCCGGCGGCCCGCCAGTTGGTCAGCACCCGCACCGGTACGTCGTCGGTGCGGGCGAGCAGGTCGTCCGGCTCGGCCTGGTCGTACACCACCACGATCTTGAGCTCGCCGGGGTAACGCTGGTTGCGCACCGCGGCGATCGATCGGCGAAGCAGTTCCGGGCGGTTGCGGGTGGGGATGACGACCCCGACGGTCGGCCAGTTCATCGCGCCTCCTGTGGGTTCAGCGGGTAGCCGTATGCCCGCAGCATCGGCCCGCACATCGCCCCGACCAGGCGGCGTTGCGCCGGCGGCAGCGCCCGCATCCAGGCGTCGTCGTGGCGCAGCGGCAGGCGGCCCACGGTGAAACGCATCGGGTTGCCGGCCGCGCTGTGCCCGACCCGCAGGTCGGCGTATCCGGGCCGGAGGAACTCCAGATCCTCCGGGCGCGGGGCGAGACCGGCGAAATCGGCGAGCCGGATGATCGCGGCGCGCGGGTCGGCCAGGAACTCCTCGTAGCGGATCCGGCGCACCGGCACACCGCGGCGGGCCAGCAGCCCGAACGCGGCGTTGTGCGCGTTCCACAGCAGCGCCGAGCGGCCGGGGGAGTAGCGGGTCATCTCGTCGGCGCCGTCGGTCTCCGGGCGGGCCACCCGCTTGGTCCAGGAGTACGCGACGCCGCGCGCGTCCCGGACCACGTGCACTACCCGCAGATCGATGTCACCGGCCGCACGCAGCACGTGGGCCAGCGCGGAATGCTTGGACGAGTCGACGACCAGTTTCGCGCCGGAGACCTCGGCGGCGGCGGCGTAGACCCGGGAGTAGTAGGAGGCGTACTCGCGCACCTGGGCGGCGGGCTGGGCGGCGGAGGCGAGCCGCGGGATGTGCCGGGTCCGCTCGACCCCGTCACGCAGGGTGTGCACCCGGTCGACGTCGACGTTGGCCCAGCCGCCGAATGCCCGCTCACCCACCCGTTGCCAGAACGTGCACCCGGAGAACCGCGACCCGCACCCGCACCGCTCGTCGTCGCGCAGGTCGCGCTGCCACAGGTGGACGACCTCGCCGAGCGCGCAGATCCCGGGCAGTTCGCCGAGCAGACGTTCGACGAGCGTGGTGCCGCTTCGCCCCAATCCGCCGAGAAATAGCACTTGTGCCACTTTGGCCCGCCTTCGATCGTTTCGCTCTGGTAACGAGTGAAGCAGGCAAAAGGAGGCGTCAGGTGGTTATCGAGGCTTTCGATCGCGTGCATCTGGACGGTACGGGCATCGACCGGATCACCGAGGACGAGGTGGTCGCGGTCGTCCGGGACGCCCTCGCGCACGGCCGAGGCGGCCGGATCATCACCCCGAACGTCGACATCCTGCGCCGTGCCGCCACCGACCCGTCGGCCCGCCGCCACCTCGACGACGCCGACCTGATCGTCGCCGACGGCATGCCGCTGATCTGGGCCAGCCGGCTGGGCGGCGCCCCGCTGCCGGAACGGGTCGCCGGAAGCAGCCTGATCTGGAGCCTCTCCGCGGGGCTCGGCCGCGACGCCCGGTCCATCTTCATCATCGGCGGTACCCCCGCCCCGCGCGCCATCGCCGCTGGCAGCGATTCCCGGGCGACTGCGGGCGGCGGGTCCGGAGGGTCCCGGGCGGCTGCGGGCGGCGGGGCCGGAGGATCCCGGGTGACTACGGGTGGCGAGCCCGGGGTGGTATCCGGCGGCGGACCTCGGGAGGCCGCCGTACCGGCCGGGCCGACCGCCGAGGTTCCGATCGTCGGTCGCGCGCTCCGCTCCGCCGCTGCCGCCGAAGGCACGGTCACCGTGCGCGAGGTGCGCGCGTCCGGCGCGGTGCGCGCCGCGGTGCGGCTCGCGGCGGCGAGCCCGGGCCTGCGCATCGCGGGCGCGGTCAGCCCGCCGTTCGGCTTCGAGCGCGACGAGACGGCGTACGCCGAAGTCTGCGCCCAGGTCGCCGCCGCCCAGCCGGACCTGGTCTTCGTCGGTCTCGGCTTCCCCAAGCAGGAGCTCGTGATCGAACGCCTCCGCCGCGACCTGTCGGCCACCTGGTTCGTCGGCTGCGGCGCCGCGGTCAACTTCGTGGCCGGTGACGTGCACCGCGCCCCGCGGTGGATGCAGCGCACCGGCCTGGAATGGGCGCACCGGCTGGGCACCGAGCCGCGCCGCCTGGCCCGCCGCTACCTGCGCCACGACGCCCCCTACGCCCTTCGCCTCCTGGCCCGCGCCCCGCGCCGCTCGGGCCGCTCCTGACCGACGGCGGGGGCGTGTGCGCCGGGGTGGGAGGTGGTCAGGCGGTGGGGTGTGTGTCATGGGGTGGGGCGGTCGCGGCCGGTGCCCGTGCGTCGGGGATGCGGGCCGGCCAGGCGGCGGGGCGCGCGGCAGTGGGCCGGCGCCGCGGATCGGGCGTTGATCAGGGGCTGGCGGTAATCATCCGCGTCATAGGCCGTCTGCCAGGGAAAGTGGTTGCCGGGATCGGGCCAGACCAGTTGCTGCAGGCGGAGGCGGGACCGGCCGTAGCGCGCCAGCGCGGCGCCCGGCCACAGGTCGGCGGTCGGCGCGCCGGAGACGATCACCACGTCCTGGTCGATGATCAAGTCGGACACCCGGCGGCCGTGGCGGAACCGGGCGCCTTCCTCATGGACCCGGCCGGCCAGCTCATTGAGCAGCTGGTGGCCGAGATCCGGCGGGAGCCCGGCGATGATCAGCTCCGGGCGGTCGCCCGCGGTCAGGCCGACCGTGTAGGCGAACGGGACGGCGTCGGCCGGGTCCTCGTCGGACGGGAGCACATGCACCACGGCCCAACCGAACTGCTGGATGATCTCGGTCTGCTCACGGAAGAAGTCGGACATCGGGTGACCCCTCGGGCTCGATCGGCAAGACTGCGGCCCACTATGGAACAGGTGTACGACACTTTTCGGGACCGGGAAGCAGTACGTGCGTACTGTTAAGGTCCCGGCATGGCGTTCCGCATCGATGATCTGCACCATGTCCAGCTCCTGATCCCGGGTGGCGGCGAAGCCGTCGCGCGGGCCTTCTACGCCGGCGTCCTCGGCATGGCCGAGGTGCGGAAGCCGCCGGCGCTGGCCGCCCGGGGCGGCTGCTGGTTCCGGGCCGGCGGCTGGGAGGTGCACCTCGGTCCGGTCCCGGACTTCACGCCCGCCGCCAAGGCTCACCCCGGCGTGCTCGTCGAGGACCTCGACGCGCTGGCGGGGGTGCTGCGGGCGGCCGGCCACCCGGTCGAGTGGGATCCGCATTTCCCGGGCCACCGGCGGCTCTACTCGGCCGACGGCCACGGCAACCGCCTGGAGTTCCTGGAGCCGATCGTGGGTCGGATCGCCGGGGAGTAATTCATGATCCGCTTATTGAAATTGATCAACGACATTGTGTGAACCTGATCAACGATTGTGTGGTGTACGTTGGCAGCGCATCGAGCGAAGTGGAGATGTCGCGTGACGTTGCCCTGATCAAGGGGTGTCCGGTCCGGTGCACGGGGAGCGGGAATGGCGGAGAATCCGAATCTTGGCGTTGATCTGTACAACCTGTGGACGGCCGGAAAGGACAACTATCCGTCCGTGGCCTACCAGTACACCGAGGCGCTCCGGTCGATCGACGCGACCGAGCCTGGCCTCGCCTACGCGTTCCGGCGGCCGGAGGTCTTCGGCGGCGGCGCCTGCGGCCCGGTCTACCAGCCCTGGCGTGACCTGCGCGACGGTCTGGCCGCCGTCCTCGGCGAGACCAGGGCCAATCTCCTGGGCGTCGCCGACGTGCTGTGCATGGCGGTACGGACCTATCAGGAGACCGATGACGAGGCGGCCGCCGCCTTCCGCGCGGTGCTGGGCGAGCGCGGCGAGCCCTTGCCGAAGCTGTTCGACTGACTCCGGGAGCGGCCATGAGTTTCGACCAGCTGATGCAGCACGCTCACGATATTCAAACCACCGCGATCGCCAAGGCGATGGAGCAGCGCGGCGTGCGCCAAGCGTCGAAGCCCGGCGACCCGCCGTACACTCCGCGTCCCGGCGAGGATGCCGTGCGAGCGAAGATTTCCGCTGACTTCGCCGACATCGCCTCGCTGTTCGAGCCCTTCTCAGCGATGCCCGACCCCGCCGCGTTCGACGGTCTCATCAGTTATCTCGACCAGGCGATGGGCTACCTGTCCACCGGCTTCATGCCGGACGACCCCATCACCGGCCAGGTGTATCCCGCCAATGAGACTCTGACCCGGATCGGCGCCTCGGAGAGCTACCTGGAGGAATGGACCGGGCACGCGGCCGATCGCTTCAGGACGGATTTCGTCAACACCTTCCCGCCCATCGTGGTGAACCAGTTCGTCGGCTGCGCCGTGCTGCACAGTGCCCTGATGGCTCAGCAGGCGCTCTGGGCCAGTGCGCGGGACGACATCGACAAGGTCGCGCACCACACGCTCAACGCTCTCGACAACATGGACCACTGCGGGCAGAACCGTTGGACGATGAGCTGGACCATCGTGGCCTCGGTCGCGGCGGTGGCGGCGGTGCCGGTGTCGGCCGGCACCTCGGTGCTGGGTGGCGGGCTCGCGCTCGGGACGGCGACCGCGGTGACCGCGGTGGGCGCCACCGGACAGGTAGTCGCGGCGCACCAGGTCACGCCACCCAAGGAGACGGAGTACCACGGCGAAACCGCCGAGGCCGTCATCGAGCAGATGCGCCACGGGGTGGCCGAGGCGATCAGCGAGATCCAGCACGGCGAGCAGATGATCGCCACCGCGCTCCGGCAGACGCACGCCTCCATGAGCGAGCACCGGGGGCTGTTCGTCGCCCCGCGGCCGAAGCTGCTCGACGCCACCCCGGGCAGCGTCTTCGACGACCGATATCTGGGGCGCGAGCGATGAGACTGCGGGAGTCCCTGGACCGGATGCGGGTGCACGCCTCCGTCGCGGGCGGCGCGATCACCGGCGAGCTGCACGACGCCGACCAGGTCGAGCTGACGTTCACGCCGGGTTACTACGACCGTGTCGCCGAGCCGGTGCTGATCGACCACCTGGTGGCGCTCGCGCGGGTGATGCACGCCGAGTACGTCCGGCAGTACCTCCGGGCCGTCAGCGAGGCGTCCGGGCGGACGATCACGAAAGAGCCGGCCGGGGACGGCCGCCGGGACCGGGCATACGCCGAGCAGCGGCAGGAGCTGATCGCGGAGGGGCGCTCCGCCGACGGCCGGATCACCGTCACGGTCCGGGGAATGCGGTCCTGGTGGGTGCGGATCGCCCCGGGCACGCTGCGGGTGCTCGACGAACGGCAGTTCGCCGCCCGTTTCGGCGAGGCCGCCCATGCCCTGATCCGCGATCAGTTCGCCGGAATTCGTGCCCTGAAGAACCATGTCTACGGCTGAGACGAGAGGTGCCATGACCCGGCAGGTTTCCTGGGCTGTTGTGCTCGGCCTGGCTCTTGTGGCGGCGACGGTTGGATGCGACCGCGGCTCGCCGTCGGCGCAGCCGTCGGTGTGCGCGGTTCCCACGAGTGCTCCGGCTGGTACCTATGGGCTTGCCGGACATGCGCCGGGTGGCGGCGGACTTGAGCTTGTCGACCATGGGTTCACGCAATTCACCGGCACGAGACGGGTGAGCCTGGGCGCCGTGGTACGCAACACGAGCGGCCTGATCGCTTACCGGACGGGCGTCAAGCTGCGCATCAGGGACGCGCAGGGGCGGGACGCGGTGCATCCCGTGAACGCGCGGGAACTGGTCATGGAGATTCCCGTCGTCCGGCCCGGTGAGCGGGTCGCGGTGGGGGCGAGGGTCGGTACCCGTGACGACGTGAGTCTCAACGGCGCTGCCGACAAGGTCGTCCGGTTCGATGTGGAGCTGGGATCGGCGACCTGGCTGCCGGCGGACGACGCGGCGTTGTTCCCGACCTTCACCGCCACCTTCCGTGGCATTGGACGCAACAGCACAGACCCGGTCAGGGGCGGTATCCGGTACTCGGTGACCTCGATGTCCTGCCGCCAGATGGCCTCTCGAGGCACCGCGGCGGTCTTTTTCGACTCGTCCGGCGCCGTGGTCGGCGGCACGATCGACGGAATCGGGGACCCGAGGCGATGCGGCACCGACGGATACGAGAAGACGTCTCTGGAGACCTACGTCCCCAAAGGCATCGACGAGGCGAGGACGCTGCTGACCGAGTACTGCGACGTGTCGCGGCCGGAGGGCGGAGTCTTCCGGCCCTCCGGAGCGCCGTTCAACTAGTCGGTGACATTGAAGTACGGGTCCTTGACGAGGGAGTGGAACGCCTTGAACGCCGCCTCGTCGCCGGACAGCTGGAACTGCTGGTTGGGCCCGTTCCCCTCGGGGTCCGACTCGAAGTACGCGACCGCCTTGATCTGCCGGTTGGCCTTGAAGGTCCGTTCCGCGTCGCGCAGCCACGCGGCCCGGTTCGCCGATCCCCACGCCTTCGCCACCCCGAATTCGCCGATCACGATCGGTTTCGGTCGCTGCGCCGCCCACCGCAGGAACGGCTCCATCAGTTCGCCGATCGGCTGGAAGCTGGCGCCGGCGTACACGTCGACGCAGGTCCAGTCGACCTGGTCGTCGCCGGGGTAGAAGTCCGGGGCGTCGCCGCGCATGAAGCCCTCCGCGGTCGGGCACCACACCCAGGACACGTTCTCGACGTGCTCGCGCCGGAAGATGTCCCGGACGTACTTCCAGGCGGCGATGTAGTCGGCCCCGGACCACATGGTGGCCCGCAGGTTGGGCCGGTCCATCTCCCAGCGCATCCGCAGCAGCACCGGGCGTTTGATCCGCCGGATCGCCCGGGCCTGCGCGCGGATCAGCCGGTCGTGCTCGCCGTCCAGGATGGACCGGTTGTCGCCGGTCGCCCAGCTGATCATCAGGGACTGGCCCTGGGCCAGGAACTCCTGATCCGATTCGGTCCCGACGAGCTGTTCGAAGCGGCGGTAGGTGTTCAGGATGTCCAGTCGCCGTCCCAGCGAGCTCTCCAGCGAGCCGACCGCGGCCAGCCGCCCCACGTGGGTGAGCTCGTCCGGTTTGATCCAGGCTCCGACGTACGCGCCCCGTGCCGGAGGCGTGAACGGGCCGGCGGCGAACGGGCCGTCCTGCACCGCGATGGCCCGCGGCCGCCCGAACAGGTCGGGCGCGGGCGGCGGGGCCGGTTGCGGGCGCTCGTCGTCGCCGCCGCAACCGGACAGCATCAGTACCGCGACGAGCGCCGCCGCCCACGCCCTACGCATGGACACGCCGGGCGGTGTAGAGGACGTTCACCGCGTACCCGTCGGTGCCGGGCAGCCGCCGCGCCGCCGCGTCCGCCAGCCGGGCGACCCGGTGGCCGTGCAGCGACGGGGTGAGCATCGAGAACCCGCGCCGTTCCACGATCTCGAAGCCGTGCCGGTCGAGCAGCGCCGCCACCTCCTCGTGGGACAGCTCGGCGAACCAGCGCTCGCCGCGGTGCCGGCGGGCCCGCAGGTGCCGCAGCGATCCGGCGTTGCCGTGGTTCTCCACCACGAGCAGCCCGGAGCCGCGGTGCGGCAGCGCCTTGGCGGCGAACGCGATGGCCCGGTCCCGGACCGGGTCGGGCACGTTCAGCAGCAGCCGGAACACCGTCACGATGGCCGGGAAGCCGGCCGCCACCGGGGTGGGCACCGGCCCGTCGGTCGACACCCGGTGCCAGTACGCCCGGGAGCCCACCTCGGCCGCCTTCGCCATCATCTCGGCCGACGTGTCGTACCCGTGCGCCTCGCGGACCAGCCCGTGCAGAGTGCGGATGGCCCGCCCGGTGCCGCAGGCGAAGTCGTGCTGGACCGGCGGGTGCTGCCCCTCGAACTCGCGCCGCACCAGCGCGCGCAGGTAGTCGCGCTGCCGGTCGTTGATCCGGGACGCGTAACTGTCCGGCGCGTACGTCACGGACTCGTACTTCTCCACCGCCTCGGTGTCCTGGAACACCTCGGTGTAATCGCTGGTCAACTCGCCTCCTGGAGGTTTCGTCGGGTGAACGCGCCGAGCTCGAGCCGGCCGCGCAGCAGCCAGGCGCCGAGGCCGAAGGCCGGTGCCGCGACCGCGACGGCCAGCGCCAGGCCGGCCGGGCCGTCCCCGGCGAGCCCGGTCACCGCCCGGGGCAGCAGGCCGAAGCAGCCGATCGCGAG is a genomic window of Actinoplanes teichomyceticus ATCC 31121 containing:
- a CDS encoding WecB/TagA/CpsF family glycosyltransferase yields the protein MVIEAFDRVHLDGTGIDRITEDEVVAVVRDALAHGRGGRIITPNVDILRRAATDPSARRHLDDADLIVADGMPLIWASRLGGAPLPERVAGSSLIWSLSAGLGRDARSIFIIGGTPAPRAIAAGSDSRATAGGGSGGSRAAAGGGAGGSRVTTGGEPGVVSGGGPREAAVPAGPTAEVPIVGRALRSAAAAEGTVTVREVRASGAVRAAVRLAAASPGLRIAGAVSPPFGFERDETAYAEVCAQVAAAQPDLVFVGLGFPKQELVIERLRRDLSATWFVGCGAAVNFVAGDVHRAPRWMQRTGLEWAHRLGTEPRRLARRYLRHDAPYALRLLARAPRRSGRS
- a CDS encoding glycosyltransferase family 2 protein — encoded protein: MNWPTVGVVIPTRNRPELLRRSIAAVRNQRYPGELKIVVVYDQAEPDDLLARTDDVPVRVLTNWRAAGLAGARNTGILALDTELVAFCDDDDRWLPDKLRRQVAALLAEPEAEFATCAIEVEFEGRTTPRLAGRSRVTVEDLARSRMAMLHSSSFLIRREALAEDAIGLVAEDAPGSQNEDWDLLLRAARRAPIVHLDEPLVQVLWGRSSHYAYEYATKISSLRWMMQRHPEISGCRPGAARVYGQLACWSAASGNRSQAWQFSKEAVRANWREPRTAIALAAMTGAVKVENVLSALHKRGRGI
- a CDS encoding DUF4262 domain-containing protein; translated protein: MVQIIDAERHAGTLTVRTYCFPVPKSVVHLFHSGPQSCRSSPRGHPMSDFFREQTEIIQQFGWAVVHVLPSDEDPADAVPFAYTVGLTAGDRPELIIAGLPPDLGHQLLNELAGRVHEEGARFRHGRRVSDLIIDQDVVIVSGAPTADLWPGAALARYGRSRLRLQQLVWPDPGNHFPWQTAYDADDYRQPLINARSAAPAHCRAPRRLAGPHPRRTGTGRDRPTP
- a CDS encoding glycoside hydrolase family 26 protein, which translates into the protein MRRAWAAALVAVLMLSGCGGDDERPQPAPPPAPDLFGRPRAIAVQDGPFAAGPFTPPARGAYVGAWIKPDELTHVGRLAAVGSLESSLGRRLDILNTYRRFEQLVGTESDQEFLAQGQSLMISWATGDNRSILDGEHDRLIRAQARAIRRIKRPVLLRMRWEMDRPNLRATMWSGADYIAAWKYVRDIFRREHVENVSWVWCPTAEGFMRGDAPDFYPGDDQVDWTCVDVYAGASFQPIGELMEPFLRWAAQRPKPIVIGEFGVAKAWGSANRAAWLRDAERTFKANRQIKAVAYFESDPEGNGPNQQFQLSGDEAAFKAFHSLVKDPYFNVTD
- a CDS encoding sulfotransferase; translation: MAQVLFLGGLGRSGTTLVERLLGELPGICALGEVVHLWQRDLRDDERCGCGSRFSGCTFWQRVGERAFGGWANVDVDRVHTLRDGVERTRHIPRLASAAQPAAQVREYASYYSRVYAAAAEVSGAKLVVDSSKHSALAHVLRAAGDIDLRVVHVVRDARGVAYSWTKRVARPETDGADEMTRYSPGRSALLWNAHNAAFGLLARRGVPVRRIRYEEFLADPRAAIIRLADFAGLAPRPEDLEFLRPGYADLRVGHSAAGNPMRFTVGRLPLRHDDAWMRALPPAQRRLVGAMCGPMLRAYGYPLNPQEAR
- a CDS encoding class I SAM-dependent methyltransferase; translated protein: MTSDYTEVFQDTEAVEKYESVTYAPDSYASRINDRQRDYLRALVRREFEGQHPPVQHDFACGTGRAIRTLHGLVREAHGYDTSAEMMAKAAEVGSRAYWHRVSTDGPVPTPVAAGFPAIVTVFRLLLNVPDPVRDRAIAFAAKALPHRGSGLLVVENHGNAGSLRHLRARRHRGERWFAELSHEEVAALLDRHGFEIVERRGFSMLTPSLHGHRVARLADAAARRLPGTDGYAVNVLYTARRVHA
- a CDS encoding VOC family protein; this translates as MAFRIDDLHHVQLLIPGGGEAVARAFYAGVLGMAEVRKPPALAARGGCWFRAGGWEVHLGPVPDFTPAAKAHPGVLVEDLDALAGVLRAAGHPVEWDPHFPGHRRLYSADGHGNRLEFLEPIVGRIAGE